Proteins encoded within one genomic window of Parabacteroides sp. FAFU027:
- a CDS encoding sugar O-acetyltransferase, producing the protein MKNTDEKGLLHEEEYDAFNPELIAQRKKAAELTMKFNTSGDKAFLEELFDRKMDDVVITAPFHCNYGGEKLKFGKKVYINFNCTFQPCAGIEIGDHTFIGPNVQLYTAIHPVDPEERIKDIATCRGIKIGAGAWIGGGAIILPGVVIGDGVTIGAGSVVTKSIPARSVAVGNPCRVIRSI; encoded by the coding sequence ATGAAGAATACGGATGAAAAAGGACTGTTGCACGAAGAAGAATATGATGCCTTCAATCCGGAATTGATTGCGCAAAGGAAGAAAGCTGCAGAATTGACAATGAAATTCAATACCTCCGGCGATAAAGCATTTCTGGAAGAGCTATTTGACCGGAAAATGGATGATGTCGTAATCACAGCTCCCTTTCATTGTAATTATGGCGGTGAAAAGCTGAAGTTTGGAAAGAAGGTATATATTAATTTCAATTGCACCTTTCAGCCTTGTGCGGGCATTGAAATCGGAGATCACACCTTTATTGGGCCGAATGTACAGTTGTACACCGCTATTCACCCCGTTGATCCCGAAGAACGAATAAAGGATATTGCTACCTGTCGTGGCATTAAGATTGGAGCCGGAGCCTGGATTGGGGGAGGAGCGATCATTCTGCCCGGTGTGGTAATCGGCGATGGAGTAACCATTGGGGCTGGAAGTGTTGTAACAAAAAGTATTCCAGCGCGTTCGGTTGCTGTGGGCAATCCCTGTCGGGTGATTCGCTCAATATAG
- a CDS encoding flavodoxin, which yields MKKILIAYYSRKGQNYKGGSIVNLPVGNTEVIAKKIQQLTGGDLFEIQTVKTYPADYMETTRVAQDELSQDARPELSEYLNNPDEYDVIYLGYPNWWGTFPMAICTFLESFDTSGKTIIPFCTHEGSGSGHSERDIKRLCPEAMVEKGIAIRGGSVTGADGVLKTWLGK from the coding sequence ATGAAGAAGATTCTTATCGCCTATTATTCGCGTAAAGGGCAGAACTATAAAGGAGGCAGCATCGTAAATCTGCCGGTTGGCAACACGGAGGTGATTGCCAAAAAGATTCAACAACTTACCGGTGGTGATTTGTTTGAAATTCAAACCGTAAAGACCTACCCGGCAGATTACATGGAGACAACCCGTGTGGCGCAGGATGAATTAAGTCAGGATGCAAGACCCGAATTATCGGAATACCTCAATAATCCGGATGAGTACGATGTGATCTATCTGGGATACCCCAACTGGTGGGGCACTTTCCCGATGGCAATATGTACGTTTCTGGAATCCTTTGATACTTCCGGCAAAACAATCATTCCTTTTTGTACACATGAAGGCAGTGGATCAGGTCATAGTGAAAGGGACATAAAGCGCTTATGCCCGGAGGCTATGGTTGAAAAAGGAATTGCCATTCGCGGTGGAAGTGTTACCGGAGCGGATGGAGTATTGAAAACGTGGTTGGGAAAATGA
- a CDS encoding flavodoxin — MRTRSILFGILVAFVSMISIHAQTPVSKKKILVAYFSHSGNTRFVANQIKNATGGDIFEIQSVKPYPQDYQTVVDQAKREINSNYKPALKTKISNIGQYDVIFIGSPNWWSTIAPPVATFLSSYNLEGKTIVPFMTHEGTRMGHSVLDIKKLCPKSTVLEGLPIRGGDVGRSRSDVEKWLRKLELEK; from the coding sequence ATGAGAACGAGATCAATTCTATTCGGCATTTTAGTTGCCTTTGTTTCAATGATTAGTATCCATGCGCAGACTCCCGTGAGTAAGAAAAAGATTTTGGTGGCTTACTTTTCTCACAGTGGAAATACCCGCTTTGTCGCCAACCAAATTAAGAATGCAACCGGCGGTGATATTTTTGAAATCCAATCGGTGAAACCATACCCGCAGGATTACCAAACTGTGGTCGATCAGGCCAAAAGAGAAATCAACTCGAATTATAAACCCGCACTGAAAACCAAAATCAGCAATATCGGGCAATATGATGTCATTTTCATTGGTTCGCCCAACTGGTGGAGTACCATCGCCCCTCCGGTAGCGACATTCTTATCCAGCTATAACCTGGAAGGGAAAACCATCGTGCCGTTTATGACTCATGAAGGTACCCGCATGGGGCATAGCGTTCTGGATATTAAAAAGCTTTGTCCGAAATCTACGGTACTGGAAGGGCTTCCCATCAGAGGTGGAGATGTAGGCCGCTCTCGTAGCGATGTGGAGAAATGGCTGCGAAAGCTGGAGCTGGAGAAGTGA
- a CDS encoding YhdH/YhfP family quinone oxidoreductase, with protein MEIKFKALVVKEVDGVFVKAVENLTLADLPENEVLIKVSYSSINYKDALSASGNKGVTKKYPHIPGIDAVGKVVLSSVEDIKTDTLVLVTGYDLGMNTFGGFGEYISVPAAWVIPLPEAFTEREAMYFGTAGLTAGLSVSGLINNGITPEKGKIVVSGATGGVGSLSIAILKHLGYKVVAVSGKSNAKLLEDTLKVDEIITRDEFIAKCDSRPLSKSEFAAGIDTVGGNILSGMLKSVNYNGVVTCCGMIASSQLETSIFPFILRGVKLIGIDSVEIPKDEKKHIWNLLSTIWKPDQLEEITKEVSLEELPIILDQMLLGNIKGRYVLKHNF; from the coding sequence ATGGAGATAAAATTCAAAGCATTAGTAGTAAAAGAAGTAGATGGTGTTTTTGTTAAGGCTGTGGAAAATCTAACTCTCGCAGATTTGCCTGAAAATGAAGTGTTGATAAAGGTTAGCTATTCTTCGATTAATTATAAAGATGCCCTTTCTGCATCAGGAAATAAAGGTGTGACAAAGAAATATCCACATATACCTGGTATTGATGCTGTAGGCAAGGTTGTTTTATCCTCTGTAGAGGATATTAAAACCGATACACTTGTACTGGTAACAGGGTACGATTTGGGGATGAATACTTTTGGTGGATTTGGAGAATATATCAGCGTGCCTGCGGCTTGGGTTATTCCTCTTCCTGAAGCATTCACAGAACGAGAAGCTATGTATTTCGGTACTGCCGGCCTGACTGCCGGACTTTCTGTCTCAGGCCTTATCAACAATGGTATTACTCCGGAAAAAGGAAAAATAGTAGTCAGTGGAGCGACAGGTGGAGTTGGTAGTCTTTCTATTGCTATACTAAAACACTTAGGGTATAAAGTTGTAGCTGTTTCCGGAAAGAGTAACGCAAAGCTTCTCGAAGATACATTAAAGGTTGATGAGATAATTACAAGAGATGAATTTATTGCTAAATGCGATAGCAGACCTTTATCTAAAAGTGAGTTTGCTGCTGGTATTGATACTGTTGGAGGTAATATATTATCCGGGATGTTGAAATCTGTCAATTATAACGGTGTTGTGACCTGTTGTGGAATGATTGCTTCTTCGCAATTAGAGACGAGTATTTTTCCATTCATTCTAAGAGGTGTAAAGTTAATTGGTATTGATTCTGTCGAAATCCCCAAAGATGAGAAAAAACATATATGGAATTTGTTATCTACAATATGGAAACCAGATCAGCTGGAAGAAATTACTAAAGAAGTAAGTCTTGAAGAATTGCCAATTATACTTGATCAGATGCTTTTGGGGAATATTAAAGGAAGATATGTGTTAAAACACAACTTTTAA
- a CDS encoding winged helix-turn-helix transcriptional regulator, with protein MDEIKKTEIICPSDVFLKIIKGKCKTTIIVLIKKGRNRFSEIKRTLPTISERMIAKQLSELEKDGIIVRKVFQEVPLHVEYFLTAYGESIYPIVRDMRKWGYEYLNHLDTQNK; from the coding sequence ATGGATGAGATAAAAAAAACTGAGATTATTTGTCCGTCTGATGTTTTCTTGAAGATTATCAAAGGTAAATGTAAAACGACAATAATCGTTTTGATAAAAAAAGGAAGAAACCGTTTTAGTGAGATAAAACGAACCTTACCGACTATCAGTGAAAGGATGATTGCGAAACAACTAAGTGAATTAGAAAAGGATGGCATAATTGTTCGTAAAGTGTTTCAGGAGGTACCTCTGCATGTTGAGTACTTCCTCACAGCGTATGGAGAGAGTATTTATCCAATTGTCCGGGATATGAGAAAATGGGGGTATGAATATTTAAATCATTTGGATACACAAAATAAATAA
- a CDS encoding helix-turn-helix domain-containing protein yields MAKQEEVDKQTFIISENDVVFTNDIYDAMSDKHLDTCLHLVVLSGNMTFCIGIKSFAAGKDDCIIIPNRTSITDIRATDDFTMTGVIVSNKFMHVALPKSNYEATGLLAMANNPVIPLSAEEAERIISDFNQVKFRYNRFSHVYYAEMVVRAVEMMVLDMYDIHSGYHADDLKGMDQSAWILRKFVHLLQKGLYRKYRKVEYYASLLNVSPQYLSECCIKANGHNASFFIERFTAEEIAGLLKREDLSIADVAYQLDFDTTSYFTRYVKRVLGMTPSEYKARFNLKK; encoded by the coding sequence ATGGCAAAGCAAGAAGAAGTTGATAAACAAACTTTTATCATTAGCGAAAATGATGTTGTTTTCACCAATGATATATATGATGCCATGTCTGACAAGCATCTTGATACCTGTCTCCATTTGGTTGTTCTTTCAGGAAATATGACATTTTGTATTGGTATAAAGAGCTTTGCTGCCGGCAAAGACGACTGTATTATTATTCCAAACAGGACTTCGATTACAGACATCAGGGCGACAGATGATTTCACAATGACCGGTGTTATCGTCTCTAATAAATTTATGCATGTGGCTCTTCCTAAAAGCAACTATGAGGCGACGGGGCTGCTTGCGATGGCAAATAATCCAGTTATACCTTTGTCGGCTGAAGAAGCGGAGCGGATTATTTCTGATTTCAATCAGGTTAAGTTCCGCTATAACAGGTTTTCACATGTTTATTATGCCGAAATGGTGGTTCGTGCCGTGGAGATGATGGTTCTTGATATGTATGATATCCATTCCGGGTATCATGCGGATGATTTGAAAGGTATGGATCAGAGTGCATGGATTCTGAGAAAGTTTGTGCACCTCCTTCAGAAAGGATTGTACAGGAAATACCGGAAGGTAGAATATTATGCATCTTTGCTGAATGTAAGTCCTCAATACCTTTCCGAATGTTGCATCAAGGCAAATGGGCACAATGCCTCTTTTTTCATCGAACGCTTTACTGCTGAGGAGATAGCCGGGCTGCTGAAGAGAGAAGATCTTTCAATTGCTGATGTGGCTTATCAGCTGGATTTCGACACAACAAGTTATTTTACTCGTTACGTCAAACGAGTTTTGGGTATGACACCCAGTGAATACAAGGCTCGATTCAATCTGAAAAAGTGA
- a CDS encoding flavin reductase family protein has protein sequence MKKFGPAGWLFPKPVMIIGTYDKDGKPNAMNADCGGSWDHTEISLFLGKRRQTTLNLQECGEFTLALANKDTMVGADYVGIASSLREPNKIAKTGWTVEKAPDVNAPLFTEFPLTLECRVKEVLDDATSRDCYHLIADIVGILVDDKYVGEDGYPDIRKMNLICHETVHQTYIQLGETAGKAFREGVKLR, from the coding sequence ATGAAGAAATTTGGACCAGCGGGATGGCTCTTCCCGAAGCCGGTAATGATTATCGGCACATACGACAAGGACGGCAAACCAAATGCCATGAATGCTGATTGTGGTGGTAGTTGGGACCACACTGAAATCTCCCTCTTTTTGGGAAAAAGACGCCAGACAACTCTGAATCTACAGGAATGCGGTGAATTTACGCTGGCGTTAGCCAACAAAGATACTATGGTTGGAGCTGACTATGTAGGTATTGCCAGCAGTCTCCGTGAACCGAATAAGATAGCCAAGACGGGCTGGACGGTAGAGAAGGCCCCGGATGTCAATGCACCTCTCTTCACGGAGTTTCCATTGACACTGGAGTGCCGTGTCAAAGAGGTACTCGATGATGCGACGTCTCGCGATTGCTACCACCTCATCGCCGATATCGTCGGCATTCTGGTTGATGATAAATATGTGGGAGAAGATGGCTATCCGGATATCCGGAAGATGAATTTGATCTGCCACGAAACGGTACATCAGACCTATATCCAGCTCGGAGAAACGGCAGGTAAGGCATTTCGTGAAGGAGTAAAGTTAAGATAA
- a CDS encoding flavin reductase family protein, translated as MAIKSVELSKAYRLLQVGPTTMISAKHDGDENVMAAAWVGIGGPNKVIAYIGKQADTRQLVEKSGYFVVHIPTAQQMETVLYVGEHSKNTMPNKLDNLPLFYQEEFDIPMVEGCAGWLVCKVIPNPHQEQNIDLFMSEIVAAWSDDRVFKNGHWIFDDAPDELRTVHYVAGGQFYTIGKGTKFNHGPGKD; from the coding sequence ATGGCAATAAAATCAGTTGAATTAAGTAAAGCCTACCGCTTGTTACAAGTAGGACCTACTACAATGATTTCCGCCAAACACGATGGCGATGAAAATGTAATGGCAGCCGCTTGGGTCGGTATTGGCGGTCCAAATAAAGTAATCGCCTATATCGGCAAACAAGCCGACACCCGCCAGCTTGTAGAAAAGAGCGGTTATTTCGTTGTGCATATTCCTACGGCTCAACAAATGGAAACCGTTCTATATGTGGGAGAACACAGCAAAAACACGATGCCTAACAAACTTGATAATCTGCCCTTGTTTTATCAAGAAGAATTTGATATTCCAATGGTAGAAGGTTGTGCAGGTTGGTTAGTTTGTAAAGTAATTCCCAATCCGCATCAAGAACAGAATATTGACTTGTTTATGAGTGAAATCGTCGCGGCTTGGAGCGATGACCGTGTATTTAAAAACGGACATTGGATTTTTGATGACGCACCGGATGAATTGCGTACTGTGCATTATGTCGCAGGCGGTCAATTCTACACTATCGGCAAAGGCACGAAATTTAATCACGGACCGGGAAAAGATTAA
- a CDS encoding HU family DNA-binding protein, giving the protein MGFKYIVKTKRSGVGEKKAKYYAIPVRSGEIDTRRLAKELSERCTLTETDVRATLIGLVEIMEEYLHQGYSIRLEDLGRFTVSVTSDGHETPDECTPKRVKAKKICFMADKRLKENLRRVEFARKK; this is encoded by the coding sequence ATGGGATTCAAATACATTGTAAAGACGAAGCGTAGCGGTGTGGGTGAAAAGAAAGCCAAATATTACGCAATACCTGTGCGCTCGGGCGAAATAGATACACGTCGATTGGCCAAAGAGTTATCTGAACGCTGTACCCTGACGGAAACCGATGTTCGGGCTACTTTGATTGGCTTGGTTGAGATCATGGAGGAATATCTTCATCAGGGATATAGCATCCGGTTAGAGGATTTGGGCCGATTTACCGTTTCGGTAACGAGCGATGGTCATGAGACTCCGGATGAGTGCACACCTAAACGTGTAAAAGCGAAGAAGATTTGCTTTATGGCGGATAAGCGTTTGAAAGAGAATCTGAGACGTGTGGAATTTGCCAGAAAGAAGTAG
- a CDS encoding NAD-dependent epimerase/dehydratase family protein, whose translation MKKINVIITGATGMIGESVLDQCLKHEQIGQVLIINRRPSGFQHPKLKELVLPDLAEVTTIKEELKAYDACFFCIGISSIGMDEEKYTRLTYTLTMNFARVLAEANPAMTFCYISGAGTDSTEKGRTMWARVKGKTENDLMKLGFKHVYNFRPAALIPYLEIKPNQTYQSVKYLKWLLILLRPLFPNNILKLSDFAIAMINSSLVGYPKQILEAKDIKALALYRTE comes from the coding sequence ATGAAGAAAATAAATGTCATTATCACCGGCGCCACAGGTATGATTGGTGAAAGTGTACTGGACCAATGTCTGAAACACGAGCAAATCGGGCAGGTATTGATTATCAATCGTCGTCCGTCAGGTTTTCAGCATCCTAAGCTCAAAGAGCTTGTTTTACCCGACCTGGCTGAAGTAACCACAATAAAAGAAGAATTAAAAGCGTATGATGCCTGCTTCTTTTGCATCGGAATCTCTTCGATCGGAATGGATGAAGAAAAATATACACGTCTTACTTATACCCTTACAATGAATTTTGCCCGTGTGCTTGCAGAAGCTAATCCGGCAATGACCTTCTGTTATATCTCCGGCGCCGGAACCGATAGCACAGAAAAAGGCCGTACCATGTGGGCTCGTGTAAAGGGTAAAACCGAAAATGACCTGATGAAACTGGGCTTCAAACACGTTTACAACTTCCGTCCTGCGGCATTGATTCCTTATCTGGAAATAAAACCCAACCAAACTTACCAATCGGTCAAATACCTGAAATGGCTTTTGATTCTGCTTCGACCTCTGTTCCCGAATAATATTCTGAAGCTTTCTGATTTTGCTATTGCAATGATCAATAGTTCGCTTGTTGGTTATCCAAAACAGATATTGGAGGCAAAAGATATCAAAGCATTGGCTCTCTACCGAACGGAATAG
- a CDS encoding nuclear transport factor 2 family protein: MKKLIILSLLIAFSFSIEAQKQKKMESNTLQTLQDKLALKELVDVFSILADQKEIEKQTMLFTEDATVETLFNGQIISSLHGRKQLGEAFGGFLNQFETVYHINGQQTVTVNGNKASGISYCLVTLIGSENGKKVKTTNGVYYNDEYLKQNGKWLIANRKSTFAWQDKQEVRP, translated from the coding sequence ATGAAAAAGCTAATCATACTATCACTATTAATTGCCTTCAGTTTTTCAATTGAAGCACAAAAACAGAAGAAAATGGAATCAAACACATTACAAACCTTGCAGGATAAACTTGCTCTTAAAGAATTGGTCGATGTATTCTCAATACTTGCTGACCAAAAAGAAATAGAAAAGCAAACTATGCTTTTTACTGAAGACGCTACTGTGGAAACGTTATTCAATGGCCAGATCATATCTTCATTACACGGCAGAAAGCAACTTGGTGAGGCTTTTGGCGGTTTCCTGAATCAATTCGAAACGGTATATCACATCAACGGTCAGCAGACGGTAACAGTCAACGGGAATAAGGCTTCGGGGATTTCCTATTGCCTGGTGACTTTGATAGGATCGGAAAACGGGAAAAAGGTAAAGACTACCAACGGAGTGTACTACAACGATGAATATTTAAAACAAAATGGGAAATGGTTGATCGCCAATAGAAAGTCTACTTTTGCCTGGCAGGATAAACAAGAGGTACGTCCTTAA
- a CDS encoding aldo/keto reductase — MQTVKLNNGIEMPVLGFGVYQISDQKECERSVSDALEVGYRSIDTAAAYQNEEAVGKAIQHSGVFRQELFITTKLWVSDTGYDRTMKAFERSLNKLQLDYLDLYLIHQPYGDIYGSWRAMEELYKAGRIRAIGVSNFHPDRVMDLIVHNEVVPAINQIETHPFCQQIETQTFLKENNVQIESWGPFAEGRNNLFSNDILASIGEKYNKSIAQVTLRWLIQRGVVVIPKSIRKERMIENFNIFDFELSAEHMAIVASLDTRQSLFFDHRNPAMVKMLGSYKLPE; from the coding sequence ATGCAGACTGTAAAATTAAACAATGGCATAGAAATGCCTGTTCTGGGATTTGGAGTATATCAAATTTCAGATCAAAAGGAATGTGAACGATCAGTCTCTGATGCGTTGGAAGTGGGCTACCGCTCTATAGACACAGCAGCTGCCTACCAAAATGAAGAGGCTGTTGGTAAGGCAATTCAACATAGTGGAGTTTTCCGTCAAGAGTTATTTATAACCACAAAACTCTGGGTGTCTGATACAGGGTATGATCGGACAATGAAAGCATTTGAACGATCACTGAACAAATTACAATTGGACTATCTTGATTTGTATCTGATTCACCAGCCTTATGGCGATATTTATGGTTCGTGGCGAGCCATGGAAGAGCTGTATAAAGCAGGGAGAATCAGGGCTATCGGAGTCAGTAATTTTCACCCCGACCGGGTGATGGATTTAATCGTACACAATGAGGTCGTACCGGCTATCAATCAAATTGAAACTCATCCATTTTGCCAGCAGATTGAAACACAAACGTTCCTGAAGGAAAACAATGTGCAAATAGAGTCATGGGGGCCATTTGCAGAGGGGCGGAATAACCTTTTTTCTAATGATATATTGGCTTCAATCGGTGAGAAATACAACAAGTCAATTGCCCAGGTTACACTGCGGTGGTTAATTCAACGCGGTGTAGTGGTTATACCCAAATCGATCCGCAAGGAACGCATGATAGAAAACTTCAACATTTTCGATTTTGAGTTGAGCGCTGAACACATGGCAATCGTTGCTTCACTTGACACAAGACAGAGTCTGTTTTTCGACCACCGTAATCCGGCAATGGTAAAAATGCTGGGAAGTTATAAGTTACCGGAGTAA
- a CDS encoding sugar O-acetyltransferase, producing the protein MEKQDVYERLKSGEPLNMYDPDFALAITDMVNARRVLHKINNEFHELDELPSLFEELLGEPFQERTVIMPPFYIDFGSQLKLGKQVFINHNCTCMTAGTIIIEDGVMIGPQVTLLTANHDFDDHNVLICKTVCIKKNAWIGARATILPGITIGENSVVAGGAVVTKDVEPNVVVGGNPAKVLKRLNE; encoded by the coding sequence ATGGAGAAACAAGATGTATATGAACGCTTGAAAAGCGGAGAACCACTTAACATGTATGATCCGGATTTTGCACTCGCTATTACCGATATGGTAAATGCCAGAAGAGTACTGCATAAGATAAACAACGAATTTCACGAACTGGACGAACTTCCTTCGTTATTTGAAGAACTGCTGGGTGAACCATTCCAGGAGAGAACGGTAATTATGCCTCCTTTTTACATTGATTTTGGATCGCAGTTAAAGCTGGGCAAACAGGTGTTTATCAATCATAACTGCACCTGTATGACAGCCGGTACTATCATCATTGAAGACGGCGTTATGATTGGTCCGCAGGTAACGTTACTTACTGCCAATCATGATTTTGACGATCACAATGTGTTGATCTGTAAAACTGTTTGTATTAAAAAGAATGCATGGATTGGAGCGAGAGCTACCATTTTACCAGGTATTACGATTGGTGAAAATTCTGTTGTTGCAGGCGGAGCTGTAGTGACCAAAGATGTAGAACCCAATGTGGTGGTAGGAGGTAATCCTGCTAAAGTATTAAAACGCTTGAACGAGTAA
- a CDS encoding helix-turn-helix domain-containing protein, translating to MEDIYRLETVTNFNNLVGVETKHPLVSVIDLSKIQSSDQSHTHLYFGIYAIYLKELECGQLIYGRNSYDYQEGTLVFISPGQVVKIVRNEQATERKGWVLLFHPDLIHGTSLGRIMPDYKFFSYEANEALHISENERKIFFECLAKISDEIEQRLDKYSKRFIVNNIQLLLDYCIRFYDRQFLTRENINKGIVEKFERLLNDYFQTDIPQNNGLPSVGYFAEKLNLSPNYFGELMKKETGKTAQEYIQLKIIDLAKNRILEGEKSISEIAYELGFKYPQHFTRMFKKSTGYSPNEYKFAN from the coding sequence ATGGAAGATATTTACAGACTGGAAACAGTTACCAATTTCAATAATTTAGTTGGAGTTGAAACCAAACACCCTTTGGTGAGTGTAATAGATTTGTCCAAAATTCAAAGTTCAGACCAAAGTCATACCCATTTGTACTTTGGCATATATGCCATTTACCTGAAAGAGTTAGAGTGTGGACAATTGATATATGGCCGGAATTCGTATGACTATCAGGAGGGGACATTGGTTTTCATTTCTCCGGGACAGGTAGTGAAAATTGTACGAAATGAACAGGCGACAGAAAGAAAAGGCTGGGTCCTTCTTTTTCATCCGGATCTTATTCACGGAACAAGTCTGGGGCGAATTATGCCAGACTATAAATTCTTTTCATACGAGGCAAACGAGGCTTTACATATCTCTGAAAATGAGAGAAAGATATTTTTTGAATGTCTGGCCAAAATATCCGATGAAATCGAACAACGATTGGATAAGTACAGTAAAAGATTTATTGTAAATAATATCCAGCTTCTGCTTGATTATTGTATCAGATTCTATGACAGGCAATTCCTGACCAGAGAGAATATCAACAAAGGCATTGTCGAAAAATTTGAGCGGTTGCTGAATGATTATTTCCAAACAGATATTCCGCAGAATAATGGTCTGCCTAGTGTAGGATATTTTGCTGAAAAGCTAAATCTATCGCCCAATTATTTCGGCGAATTGATGAAGAAAGAGACCGGAAAAACGGCTCAGGAGTATATTCAGTTGAAAATAATCGACCTGGCCAAAAACAGAATTCTTGAAGGAGAAAAATCAATCAGCGAGATTGCTTACGAACTGGGCTTCAAATATCCTCAGCATTTCACACGGATGTTTAAGAAAAGTACCGGATATTCACCTAATGAGTATAAATTTGCAAACTAA
- a CDS encoding nucleoside hydrolase, with product MQRILSGLFLLLGLSVNAQIDSSYFRETIKPRMRIIVDNDFGGDPDGLFQLAHQILSPSAEIKGIVASQHYSGKFYGAPGTATYAMTQLNELLNVMQLNGKFQVYEGSNTGLTDIKTPAVTDAAKAIVKEAMREDTKSPLYVVCGAGLTTIASAYLLEPKIANKIILVWIGGAEYQGLAVPPPTARNREYNLGIDIKAAQVIFNVSNIPVWQVPRDAYRQALYSYSEIVTKIKSNGATGKFLVDKLDDLLKRSKGVLGEAYVLGDSPLVLLTALQASWDPDPSSCKYVIKTAPLITDSGIYKENPDGRNIRVYTNLDTRLMFDDLVAKLTLFSAKK from the coding sequence ATGCAACGAATCCTTTCCGGACTATTTCTTTTACTTGGACTTTCTGTAAATGCGCAGATAGATTCCTCCTACTTCAGGGAAACGATAAAACCCCGAATGCGTATAATCGTTGACAACGACTTTGGTGGAGATCCGGATGGTCTGTTTCAACTCGCACACCAGATCCTCTCTCCTTCTGCGGAAATTAAAGGAATCGTGGCATCGCAACACTACTCAGGTAAGTTTTATGGAGCACCCGGCACCGCTACATATGCAATGACTCAATTAAACGAGTTACTGAATGTGATGCAGTTAAATGGGAAATTCCAGGTTTACGAAGGTAGCAACACGGGACTTACGGACATAAAAACTCCGGCTGTGACGGATGCTGCCAAAGCAATTGTGAAAGAGGCAATGCGAGAGGATACAAAATCTCCGTTATATGTGGTTTGCGGTGCCGGACTGACTACTATTGCAAGCGCTTACCTGTTGGAACCAAAGATTGCAAATAAAATTATCCTGGTATGGATTGGAGGAGCTGAATATCAGGGATTGGCAGTTCCTCCCCCCACCGCAAGAAATCGTGAATACAATCTGGGGATCGATATTAAAGCAGCCCAGGTGATTTTTAATGTTTCGAATATTCCGGTTTGGCAAGTACCCCGGGATGCTTACCGGCAGGCATTGTATTCTTATTCCGAAATCGTAACCAAAATCAAAAGCAACGGGGCTACGGGAAAATTTTTAGTGGATAAGCTCGATGATTTATTGAAAAGAAGTAAGGGTGTTCTCGGAGAAGCTTACGTATTAGGAGATAGCCCGTTAGTATTACTTACCGCATTACAGGCATCATGGGACCCAGACCCGTCATCCTGCAAATATGTGATAAAGACAGCTCCATTGATCACCGACTCAGGCATCTACAAAGAAAATCCGGACGGTCGAAACATCAGAGTTTACACCAATCTGGATACCCGGCTGATGTTTGATGATTTAGTGGCAAAGCTGACTCTGTTTAGTGCAAAGAAATAA